The stretch of DNA GGACCTTTCATCAGCCGGTTACTCCTTCAGAAACAGCCAGAAGAAGTCATCAGGTGGAACTTTCGCAGTGATTGGCCAGCCTCTCTCCATCTGATTGTTGGAAACAATTGCTGACTCATATTTTACTTGGCAACGAAGAATCCACATCTGTACCCTGACCATATTGACTCGCTATGAAGCAATGACAACGACTTATTCAATGAAGTCCTGAAACTTACAGATCAAAGGGTGTGCTGATGAATTTTCCCAGCATGATTGGTGGCGGTATTGTTGGTGGAGCCCTGGGAGCAACGATCTGGGCCGCGATCATTTATTTCACCAACTATGAAGTCGGCTATGTCGCCATTCTGGTGGGGATTCTGGTTGGCTACTGCGTCAAGCTGGGTGCAGGGACATGGCAAGGCTTTGTCCCTGGCGCGATCGCAGCCGTGCTCGCAATCGTCTCTGTGACAGGTGGTAAATACGCAGCAGCCACGCTTCAAGCCAACGAAGTTGTTCAGAAAATGAATACTCAGGTGACTGATTACGATTTAAAGCTGGGAATGGCTGATCAACTTGTGTCCGAAAAAACTGAGAAAAAGCTGCCTATCACATGGAGAAATGGAAAAACTTCCGAGACAGCAGAATCACTGGAGGACTACCCGGCAGATATTGTGGAGTCTGTCAACAAATCGTGGGAGACTCTTTCGGCTGAGCAGAAAGCGGCTCAACTCGCAGAACGTCAGAAAATGATTGACGAATTTCAAGTCGAAATGGGAAACATGATTCGCCATCAAGCCTTCATGGCCAGCTTCAGTCCTTATGATCTGCTGTTTTTTGGCTTGGCAACTTATGCGGCGTTTCAATTGGGTAGCAATGCCGCCCCTAAACCAGAAGTTCCCACCAAATCTGAATCGACCGATCAGACTGCATGATGCAGGACGCGCCAGGAATTTGTTGGAGATCACTCAACGAGTCAAAAAGTTGACCACGTCGTCAGTTATAATTCCCGTTGTTAAAATTTCTCACAGCAACAGCCTGCTGATCAACCAGCTTGTGGTCTACTTAGAAAATGTCCACTTTTGACCTCTACGAGAATATCCAATCTGCTGCCGTGCGCATCGCTCCCTGGATCCACCGCACCCCAGTGCTCACCAGCCACACGTTGAATGCATTGTGTGAGGCTGAACTTTACTTCAAGTGTGAAAATCTCCAGCGCACTGGTTCATTTAAGGTTCGGGGAGCCCATAACGCCACCTTCCTGCTGGAGGATCATCTGGTAAAAAAAGGAGTCGTGACGCATTCCTCTGGCAATCATGCGGCGGCACTGGCATTGGCGGGAAAGAATCGGGGAATACCGGCCTTTATCGTCATGCCCAGTAACGCACCGAAGGCAAAAATCGAGTCGACAAAACGACTCGGCGGCAATGTGATCCTCTGTGAACCAACAGCAAGCGCACGTCAAATGGCAGCTGATCAACTGGTTCAAGAAACGAGTGGAACACTGATCCATCCCTTTGACGACCTGAGGATTGTCGCAGGGCAGGGGACATGTGCCTTGGAACTGCTCGACGAAATCCCCCATTTGGATGCCATCGTGGCACCGGTCGGTGGTGGAGGACTGCTCAGCGGAACGTCCATCGTCGCTCATCATCAAAGTCAGGTAACGAACCGCCCGTGTTTAACTTTTGGAGCAGAGCCAGCAGGTGCCGATGATGCCGCTCGATCCTTAGAAACTGGCGTTCGGCAGCCTATGAACTCACCTCAAACGATTGCTGATGGTTTGCGGACAGCTCTGGGTGAGAACACATTCCCCATTATTCAACAGCATGTCGCTGCCATCGGCACAGTTTCCGATGAAGAGATTCTCAAAGCCACCAGGCTGCTCTGGGAAGTGATGAAGA from Planctopirus ephydatiae encodes:
- a CDS encoding pyridoxal-phosphate dependent enzyme; this translates as MSTFDLYENIQSAAVRIAPWIHRTPVLTSHTLNALCEAELYFKCENLQRTGSFKVRGAHNATFLLEDHLVKKGVVTHSSGNHAAALALAGKNRGIPAFIVMPSNAPKAKIESTKRLGGNVILCEPTASARQMAADQLVQETSGTLIHPFDDLRIVAGQGTCALELLDEIPHLDAIVAPVGGGGLLSGTSIVAHHQSQVTNRPCLTFGAEPAGADDAARSLETGVRQPMNSPQTIADGLRTALGENTFPIIQQHVAAIGTVSDEEILKATRLLWEVMKIVVEPSGAVPFAAVLQNRLPLRGKKVGLILSGGNLDLDRLPWS